One Catharus ustulatus isolate bCatUst1 chromosome 20, bCatUst1.pri.v2, whole genome shotgun sequence DNA window includes the following coding sequences:
- the PIRT gene encoding phosphoinositide-interacting protein, giving the protein MEIPPKSPDESEKSPQSKELITSNTGSTLCMSSRSESVWTSAPRSKWDIYHKPIIVVSVGVAIFLFGTVITSLSCFLTENTNAYKMSGPAFLSLGLMLLVCGLVWIPIIRKKQKQRQKSQFLQSLKSFFFNR; this is encoded by the coding sequence ATGGAAATCCCCCCCAAGAGTCCAGATGAGAGCGAGAAGTCGCCCCAGTCCAAGGAGCTGATCACCAGTAACACGGGCAGCACCCTGTGCATGAGCTCCCGCAGCGAGTCCGTGTGGACCAGCGCTCCCAGGAGCAAGTGGGACATTTACCACAAACCCATCATCGTGGTGTCGGTGGGAGTTGCCATCTTCCTCTTTGGGACAGTCATCACCAGCCTGTCCTGCTTCCTGACCGAGAACACAAACGCTTACAAAATGTCTGGCCCGGCTTTCCTGTCCCTGGGACTGATGCTCCTGGTTTGTGGCCTGGTCTGGATCCCCATCATCCGCAAGAAGcaaaagcagaggcagaagtCACAGTTCCTACAGAGCCTCAAATCCTTCTTCTTCAACCGCTGA